A DNA window from Planctomycetia bacterium contains the following coding sequences:
- a CDS encoding site-2 protease family protein, translating into MKWSWKLGEVRGIGVYMHATFLILIGFIILSHWSAGHSWGKTLEGVGFILALFGCVVLHEFGHALMAARYGIKTRDITLLPIGGVARLERMPEEPRQELWVALAGPAVNVVIAVALFAWLQFTAAFTPLDQLSVTSGPFLERLMAVNVMLIVFNMLPAFPMDGGRVLRALLATRLEYARATQIAANIGQAMALLFAFLGFFGNPFLLFIAFFVWIGAAQEANVVQMKSSLSGIPVAKAMLTDFRTLSPHDSIHRAIELILEGSQHDFPVVENGRVVGVLTRTDLLASLAQRGQNAAVGEIMRQEFSTVEAAEMLETAFERFQTCECPTLPVLRNHALVGLLTMENVGEFVAIRTALEDAKRSGSSDTALPRSRGRLGKEA; encoded by the coding sequence TGCATGCCACGTTTCTGATTTTGATTGGATTTATCATCCTGAGTCACTGGTCGGCGGGCCATAGTTGGGGAAAAACGTTGGAAGGGGTGGGCTTCATCCTCGCCCTGTTCGGCTGCGTGGTGCTGCACGAGTTCGGCCATGCGCTGATGGCGGCCCGGTATGGCATCAAGACACGGGACATCACCCTGTTGCCAATCGGTGGTGTCGCGCGCCTGGAACGCATGCCGGAGGAACCGCGGCAGGAACTGTGGGTGGCCCTGGCCGGACCGGCCGTCAACGTGGTCATTGCGGTGGCGCTCTTTGCCTGGCTCCAGTTCACGGCTGCTTTCACGCCGCTGGATCAACTCAGTGTGACAAGCGGTCCGTTTCTCGAACGGCTGATGGCGGTCAATGTAATGCTGATCGTCTTCAACATGCTCCCGGCGTTTCCCATGGACGGCGGACGTGTGCTGCGGGCCTTGCTGGCGACGAGGCTGGAATACGCGCGCGCCACACAGATCGCCGCGAACATCGGTCAGGCGATGGCGTTGCTGTTCGCCTTTTTGGGTTTCTTCGGCAATCCGTTCCTGTTGTTCATCGCGTTTTTCGTCTGGATCGGCGCCGCCCAAGAAGCCAACGTAGTGCAAATGAAGTCGTCCCTCAGCGGCATCCCCGTCGCGAAGGCCATGCTGACCGACTTTCGCACCCTGTCCCCTCACGACTCGATCCACCGCGCTATCGAACTGATCCTGGAAGGTTCACAGCACGACTTTCCGGTGGTCGAGAACGGTCGCGTCGTGGGCGTGTTGACGCGCACGGATCTGCTGGCGTCGCTCGCCCAGCGCGGCCAGAACGCAGCGGTTGGAGAGATCATGCGGCAGGAGTTCTCCACCGTCGAGGCGGCCGAAATGCTCGAAACGGCCTTTGAGCGATTCCAAACCTGTGAATGCCCTACGCTGCCGGTGCTCCGCAACCATGCCCTGGTGGGATTGCTGACGATGGAAAACGTCGGCGAGTTCGTCGCGATCCGAACCGCGCTGGAAGATGCGAAACGGAGCGGTTCGAGTGATACGGCGTTGCCTCGCTCCCGGGGCCGCCTCGGAAAGGAAGCATAA